In the genome of Pseudomonadota bacterium, the window ACTATTCACTGAAGTTAAATGGCGGCATAGCCAAGTGGTAAGGCAGCGGTCTGCAAAACCGCTATTCTCCGGTTCAAATCCGGATGCCGCCTCCAATAAATCCCCGCCCCCTTGTCATCGTCCCATTGGATTTTGAAACGCAATTATACTACATTAATATAAATTCAAACGTCACGAGGAATGAATGAACGAAGCACACATTAAGCAGATTTCCATTGAGCTGCACCTCACAATAAAACAGGTAAATGCAACGGCATTACTTCTGGAAGAAGGCGCAACAATTCCCTTTATTGCCCGTTACCGGAAGGAAGCTACCAACTCCCTGGACGAAGTGGCCATTGCTGCTATACGAGATCGTCTTGAACAGCTCGAGGAATTGAACAGCAGGAGAGATTCCATTTTACGTTCTCTTGAAGAAAGACAGCTTCTCACTGACGAGTTGAAAGACAAGCTTAATAAAGCGGAAACGATGGCCATATTGGAAGATCTTTATCTGCCTTTCCGGCCAAAGCGCAGGACAAGGGCCACCATTGCGAGAGAAAAAGGGCTTGAACCTTTAGCAGAGCGTCTTTTCGCACAGGATATTAAAGACCCTGTGAATAGCGACCCCTTTGAAGAAGCACGTGCTTTCATTAACGCTGAGAAAGAGGTCAATTCGGCCGAAGAAGCGCTTGCGGGAGCAAGGGATATCATAGCGGAGTGGATAAATGAGAATGCTGATGCCAGAGCTGCTATAAGAGCATTATTCATCCGGAAGGCCGGATTTAAAGCAAAGGCCATACCTGAAAAAATGGAGACCGGTATTAAATACAGAGATTATTATGATTGGGAAGAGCCTGTTAACGTCGCCCCCTCTCATCGGATTCTTGCCATGAGACGAGGAGAGAACGAAGGGATTCTGATGCTTCGTATTGTTTCACCCGATGAAGAAGCTATTGCGATCTTGAACAGATATTTCATCAAGGGTAACAATCCTGGTTCTGTGCAGGTGAAACAAGCCATGGAGGATGGTTATAAACGTCTCCTTGTTCCATCTATGGAGACGGAGATTCGGACACTAACAAAAACAAGGGCCGACGAAGAGGCGATCAATGTGTTTAAGGAAAATCTACGTCAACTCCTTCTCGCTGCCCCGCTGGGCCAGAAGAATATACTTGCAATTGATCCCGGATTCAGAACCGGCTGCAAAGTCGTTTGCCTTAGCCAACAGGGAAAACTTCTCCATAATGATACTATTTTCCTCCGTCAATCAGGGAAAGAGGCTGCCAAAGCAGCGGAAACGATGATTGAGCTTTGCGGCAGGTTTCAGATAGAGGCCATTGCAGTGGGAAATGGAACGGCAGGGAGAGAGACCGAGACCTTTGTAAAAGGAGTTGAACCGCTCAGGAGAATACCTGTAATTATTGTGAATGAGAGCGGGGCATCCGTTTATTCCGCTTCAGAGACGGCAAGGGAAGAATTCCCTGATTATGATGTGACGGTGAGGGGGGCGGTGTCTATCGGCAGACGCCTTATGGATCCACTTGCCGAACTGGTAAAAATTGATCC includes:
- a CDS encoding Tex family protein, with product MNEAHIKQISIELHLTIKQVNATALLLEEGATIPFIARYRKEATNSLDEVAIAAIRDRLEQLEELNSRRDSILRSLEERQLLTDELKDKLNKAETMAILEDLYLPFRPKRRTRATIAREKGLEPLAERLFAQDIKDPVNSDPFEEARAFINAEKEVNSAEEALAGARDIIAEWINENADARAAIRALFIRKAGFKAKAIPEKMETGIKYRDYYDWEEPVNVAPSHRILAMRRGENEGILMLRIVSPDEEAIAILNRYFIKGNNPGSVQVKQAMEDGYKRLLVPSMETEIRTLTKTRADEEAINVFKENLRQLLLAAPLGQKNILAIDPGFRTGCKVVCLSQQGKLLHNDTIFLRQSGKEAAKAAETMIELCGRFQIEAIAVGNGTAGRETETFVKGVEPLRRIPVIIVNESGASVYSASETAREEFPDYDVTVRGAVSIGRRLMDPLAELVKIDPKSIGVGQYQHDVDQNALKRSLDDVVVSCVNAVGVEVNTASKQLLAYISGLGPQLAKAIVGYRDEHGPFGSRKELKKVPRLGPKAFEQSAGFLRIIGAVNPLDGSAVHPESYLIVETMAKDLACSVKDLMKSEELRKRIDVKRYITDSVGLPTLNDILSELAKPGRDPREQFEPFSFVEGIEKIEDVKPGMKLPGIITNVTAFGAFVDIGVHQDGLVHISHLSNRFVKNPNDVVKVHQKVKVTVLDVDVGRKRISLSMKDSALPAPHVLS